The genome window ATGCAGGAGTGTATTTAGTATGTCCTTCATTCATGCTTCTAACCGCAGCGTCAATAATATTTTGAGGAGTGTTAAAATCAGGCTCTCCAGCGCCTAAACCGATCACATCATGACCATCTGCTTTTAAACTAGCTGCTTTTGCAGTAATGGCCAAAGTTGTTGATGGAGTTAATGCATTCACTCTTTGTGCTAATTGAATTTTCATTGTTATTTACCACTCCTATTGGTTAATAATTTTCAATTGTTAAAAGAATTTCTCCTGTTTCAAAATCAATCCAATGATAGTTTATGGAATCTTTATCTGTATGAGAATAGATCTCCCATACAGGTATACCATCATACATTCCCAAACACACATGATTGACTTTTTCTGGTGTCTGCTTCGATAATAATATATTAAGCGCTTCTTGTTTGGTCAGCCCATCTTTTTTCAATTTTTCGGTAACTTTATGGGATTTTTCATTAATCCAAACAATAATATCCTTATTATCATCGTTTTTACCTTCTAAAATATAATAGGCTTCCTTGCCATTATATAATTGAAAGCTGTCGACCTCTTTCAAATCGGCTTCTTTCTTAGCAATATTTTCTGCAACTTCTCTTGCAGATTTAACAGGCTTCATCGCTTGAACATATGTATTAATACTTACAGCTAGTCCAATAAGAACAACAACAACAATTATCCAAATCCATTTCTTCATTTTACATCACTCTTTAATACATTATTTTATACATAGGTTATTATAACAGGATTTATAAACAGAAAGAAATAATAATAATAATAATCGGTAGTTTTTTGCTAGAAATGACCAGCCGGCATCCACTTCCTCTTCTATTTTTTCTAGAAGATGATGTGCATGCAAGCTGCATTGATTAGAGAACAAAATAGTTATCTACTTCTACTTCAGCCACTTTTCAATAAATTTGACCATTTCGGTATTATTTAGCTGCTTAATTGGCACAGCAGGAATAGATTTTAAAAAGGTTTCTCCATAAGAAGTGGAAACAATTCGGCGATCAAATACAATAATAAATCCTTTATCTTCTTCTGTACGAATTAATCTTCCGAATCCTTGTTTAAATCGCAAAACTGCTTCTGGAAGACTATTTTCTAAAAAGGGATTTCCGCCCTCATTCTTAATACGTTCATTTTTCGCTTCTGTTAATGGATCTTCCGGTGAAGAAAACGGAAGTCTAACAATAATTAAGCAGGTCAAGTCTTCTCCTGGAATATCAATTCCTTCCCAAAAACTATTCGTTCCCAATAATATCGCCTTATCGTATCGTTGAAAATTACGTGTTAATCTCATTCGACTTCCATTGGTAATTCCTTGGGCCAAAATAGCATATTCTTCTAGACAGCCACTTTCTTTCATATAATCATATGTCTTTTTCAGCATCTCATTTGCTGTGAAAAGAATAAGCATTCTCCCTTTCGTAGCTTGCGCGATGTTAATGATTTGTTCGCCAATAGTAGATACATACTCATTTAATGAGACTGTATTTACTTCGGGTACATCTGTTGGGATAAGCAGTTGTACTTGTTTCTCATAGTTAAATGGTGAATCTATTTGAACTTCTAATTGGTTTTTCCCTAGCCCTAAAACTTTCACATAATAATCAAATGAATTATTTACAGTTATAGTTGCGGAGGTAAAAACAATGCTTTGTTTCTGATTAAAAAAACGATTCTGTAAAGGTTCTGCAACAGAAGATGGCTGTGTATACAAAACAGCATTATTAGGAAAATTTTTCTTATCTGCTTCCAACCAGGCTATATTGTCTCCTTCGCGCAAAAACATTTCTCGCAAATGATTAATATATATTTGCCAGTCATTTAATATCGATTCAATTCGTTCAACTACAAGCATTTGCGAAGAGCTAAATTTCCTATTTTGCTCTTTTAATCGAAGCACTTTTTCTCTAAGCGCGTTTCTTCCATCCTTCCAGAGAAAAACCATTCTCTCTGCAACACTTTTGACTGCATTCCAATCTCCTGTATCTGTTTTCTTTATACGATAGCTACCTTTTCCTTCTTTACTTGATTGATTTGTTTTTTTCACATAACGTAGAACAGCACGAAACAGTTCATCTAATTCTTCATGTAGCGATAAAATAAATTGATTGAATTCTATTTTATCCGTTAGAGATAAATCACCTAGCATATGTTCTAAATGATACATTAGCTGCTTTTGATCTGTCGTCCCAATCGCATTGATACTTAATCGTACGGCTACATATGAAAAGCGGAAACCAAAATGCTTAGTAGCTGTTTTTTCAAAATGGTGGCCCTCATCGATAATGGCATAATGATAAGATGGTAGCAAATGTTGATCGGCTGTTAAATCTTTTACAAGCAAAGCATGATTCGTAATAATCATATTAGCCTTTTGCGCAGCATTCCGGGTTCTCCGATAAAAATCCTTCAGGGCCCATTCTTTTGAAATTGGTAATGAAAAATTCCCATCATTTTTAATTTTTTCCCAATAATTTATTCCACCGCTTGTTAAATTTAATTCATCTTTATCACCCGTTTCCGTTTCGGTTAACCATATTAAAATCTGCATTTTTGTTAAAATAATATCATAGTTATCCTCTTGCTCCTTTAAGGATACTTCAAATTTATCTAAACTAATATAGTGATTTCTGCCTTTTAAAAGCGTATAAGTAATTGGAAACGGAAGAATTCTTTTAAGCAAAGGCAAGTCTTTATGAAATAGTTGTTCCTGTAACTGAGTGGTAAATGTACTAATAATAACTTGCTCTTTGTTCTCTATCGAAAAATAAGCAGCTGGCACTAAATAACCAAGAGACTTTCCAACACCGGTACCCGCTTCAATAAGTCCATGCTGATTACTTGTTAGTGCTTGATGAACGGCATTCATCATTTCGATCTGCCCTTCTCTTTTTTGATAAAAAGATAGAGTATCTTTCATCCGTTTTTCTACAGTATTAACATCAAAAGAATCGGTATAATCTTTACTTTGGTTACTAATCAAATTACTAGGTAATTTTTTTAGCGTTAATCCACGATATACCTCCCAGCTTTCAGGAATATACTCAACTTTTGATTGTTTCTCTTGCAGCAATGATTGTAAATAAATATCTAAATCGCTTTTTAGCGATGAGCTTAAAAATTCTAATTGCTTTGTCGTAACTTGAGGCAGTTCTTTCAGTTTTGCTAGTAATAAAAGCAATAATTCTGCTGTCACATAAGCATCACTATCTGCCTGATGCGGTCTAGTATGGACAATTCCTTCCTGTGCGGCAAGGTCTGTTAATTTATAACTATCTGCTGTAGGGTATAAAATCCTTGCCAGTTCAACTGTATCAAGGATAGGGCCATAAAATTGTCTACACCCTGCCTGCTCTAACTCCTCATTTAAAAAAGATAAATCAAATAAAACATTATGTGCAACAAAATAAGCATCTTCTAATAAATGAACAATTTTGTCTGCTATTTCTTCGAAAATTGGCGCTGATTCCACCATTTCATCTGTGATCCCAGTTAATTCTTCAATAAACGGTGTTATTGGCTGAAGAGGATTAAGTAAGGAAGAGTACTCCTCTACAATGTTCCCATTCTCTATAACTACCGCTGCAAACTGTATGATTCGATCCCCTTTTCTCGGAGAATTACCGTTTGTCTCCAAATCAACTACTACAAATTTGTTACTCATTACGTCCACCTCAAACTTTCAGTCAATCAAACGGTATCATAAAAATGAAAAAAGGGAAAGATGTTCCTACTTTATGTAATGATTCTTTTATTGTGCTTTTTTCGTTTATTTTACACTTTAGAGAAAAATAAACGAAAAAAGGTTGGAACACAAATATTCCAACCAAATAGAAACCTGAACAATATACATACATGTTAAGAAATATTTATATAATTATTTTGGCTTTTAAG of Niallia circulans contains these proteins:
- a CDS encoding DUF5590 domain-containing protein is translated as MKKWIWIIVVVVLIGLAVSINTYVQAMKPVKSAREVAENIAKKEADLKEVDSFQLYNGKEAYYILEGKNDDNKDIIVWINEKSHKVTEKLKKDGLTKQEALNILLSKQTPEKVNHVCLGMYDGIPVWEIYSHTDKDSINYHWIDFETGEILLTIENY
- the dinG gene encoding ATP-dependent DNA helicase DinG, whose protein sequence is MSNKFVVVDLETNGNSPRKGDRIIQFAAVVIENGNIVEEYSSLLNPLQPITPFIEELTGITDEMVESAPIFEEIADKIVHLLEDAYFVAHNVLFDLSFLNEELEQAGCRQFYGPILDTVELARILYPTADSYKLTDLAAQEGIVHTRPHQADSDAYVTAELLLLLLAKLKELPQVTTKQLEFLSSSLKSDLDIYLQSLLQEKQSKVEYIPESWEVYRGLTLKKLPSNLISNQSKDYTDSFDVNTVEKRMKDTLSFYQKREGQIEMMNAVHQALTSNQHGLIEAGTGVGKSLGYLVPAAYFSIENKEQVIISTFTTQLQEQLFHKDLPLLKRILPFPITYTLLKGRNHYISLDKFEVSLKEQEDNYDIILTKMQILIWLTETETGDKDELNLTSGGINYWEKIKNDGNFSLPISKEWALKDFYRRTRNAAQKANMIITNHALLVKDLTADQHLLPSYHYAIIDEGHHFEKTATKHFGFRFSYVAVRLSINAIGTTDQKQLMYHLEHMLGDLSLTDKIEFNQFILSLHEELDELFRAVLRYVKKTNQSSKEGKGSYRIKKTDTGDWNAVKSVAERMVFLWKDGRNALREKVLRLKEQNRKFSSSQMLVVERIESILNDWQIYINHLREMFLREGDNIAWLEADKKNFPNNAVLYTQPSSVAEPLQNRFFNQKQSIVFTSATITVNNSFDYYVKVLGLGKNQLEVQIDSPFNYEKQVQLLIPTDVPEVNTVSLNEYVSTIGEQIINIAQATKGRMLILFTANEMLKKTYDYMKESGCLEEYAILAQGITNGSRMRLTRNFQRYDKAILLGTNSFWEGIDIPGEDLTCLIIVRLPFSSPEDPLTEAKNERIKNEGGNPFLENSLPEAVLRFKQGFGRLIRTEEDKGFIIVFDRRIVSTSYGETFLKSIPAVPIKQLNNTEMVKFIEKWLK